A part of Bubalus bubalis isolate 160015118507 breed Murrah chromosome 6, NDDB_SH_1, whole genome shotgun sequence genomic DNA contains:
- the LOC102394441 gene encoding UDP-glucuronosyltransferase 1A3-like has translation MGTNIDGTAPPVTEHLLVCAEMALGLQLRRQVLAGLLLCLCVGRWAKAGKVLVVPMEGSHWLSMREAVRELHARGHQAVVLSPEVNVHIKAEDFFTMKTYAIPYTQDDFDYFLMGSFNMFFETVHFLTLFWKTMTATKNLSLAFARSCEALLYNKDLIRDLNASSFDVVLTDPVYPCGAVLAKYLSIPAVFSLRFLPCDLDVEGTACPNPFSYVPKLLTRN, from the coding sequence ATGGGAACAAATATAGATGGCACAGCCCCACCAGTGACGGAGCACCTTCTGGTTTGTGCGGAGATGGCCCTGGGACTGCAGCTTCGGCGGCAGGTGCTGGCTGGACTCCTGCTCTGTCTGTGCGTCGGGCGATGGGCCAAGGCTGGGAAGGTGCTGGTGGTCCCCATGGAGGGCAGCCACTGGCTCAGCATGCGGGAGGCTGTGCGGGAGCTCCACGCCAGAGGTCACCAAGCAGTGGTCCTGTCTCCGGAGGTCAACGTTCACATCAAGGCAGAGGACTTTTTCACCATGAAAACCTATGCCATTCCGTACACCCAGGATGATTTTGATTACTTCCTGATGGGcagttttaatatgttttttgaaACAGTGCATTTTCTAACACTGTTTTGGAAAACTATGACAGCTACGAAGAATCTGTCTTTGGCCTTTGCAAGGTCTTGTGAGGCACTGTTGTATAACAAGGACCTGATCAGAGACCTGAATGCCAGTTCCTTTGATGTGGTTTTAACGGACCCTGTTTACCCCTGCGGGGCAGTGCTGGCTAAGTACCTGTCCATTCCTGCTGTGTTTTCCTTGCGTTTCCTTCCCTGTGACTTAGATGTTGAGGGCACAGCATGCCCAAACCCTTTCTCTTATGTTCCTAAGTTGTTAACAAGGAATTGA
- the DNAJB3 gene encoding dnaJ homolog subfamily B member 3: MVDYYEVLGVPRQASSEAIKKAYRKLALKWHPDKNPENKEEAERRFKKVAQAYEVLSDAKKRDVYDRYGEAGVEGGGGGRAGGGRPFEDPFECVFTFRDPADVFREFFGSRDPFSFDIFGDPLENFVGGRRRSRGSRSRGSASLFSAFSEFPPFASGFSPFDTGFTSFGSIGNGGLSSVSMSCGSGGTGNFKSMSTSTEIMNGKMITTKRIVENGQERIEVEEDGELKSLIINGKEQLLSTDTK; this comes from the coding sequence ATGGTAGACTACTACGAGGTGCTGGGCGTGCCCCGCCAGGCCTCATCAGAAGCCATCAAGAAGGCGTACCGCAAACTGGCGCTCAAGTGGCACCCGGACAAAAACCCCGAGAACAAGGAGGAGGCGGAGAGGCGATTCAAAAAAGTGGCCCAGGCCTACGAGGTGTTGTCCGACGCCAAGAAAAGAGACGTGTACGACCGCTACGGCGAGGCGGGAGTGGAGGGCGGCGGCGGTGGCCGCGCCGGCGGCGGCAGGCCATTCGAGGACCCCTTCGAGTGCGTCTTCACCTTCCGGGACCCGGCCGACGTCTTCAGAGAGTTTTTCGGCAGCCGGGACCCATTTTCGTTCGACATCTTTGGAGACCCGCTGGAGAACTTTGTGGGGGGTCGGAGGAGATCCCGGGGAAGCCGAAGCAGGGGGTCCGCGTCGCTCTTCTCCGCCTTCAGTGAATTTCCACCATTTGCAAgtggtttttctccttttgataCAGGGTTTACCTCATTTGGTTCCATTGGGAATGGGGGCCTCTCTTCCGTCTCCATGTCCTGTGGTAGTGGGGGGACGGGCAACTTTAAATCCATGTCGACTTCCACCGAAATCATGAACggcaaaatgatcaccaccaaGAGAATCGTGGAGAATGGCCAAGAAAGGATAGAAGTGGAAGAAGATGGGGAGCTGAAGTCCCTGATAATAAATGGCAAAGAGCAGTTGTTAAGCACTGACACCAAGTGA